Proteins encoded together in one Quercus lobata isolate SW786 chromosome 3, ValleyOak3.0 Primary Assembly, whole genome shotgun sequence window:
- the LOC115978851 gene encoding bidirectional sugar transporter SWEET17-like encodes MASLSFIIGIIGNIISILVFTSPIKTFWQVVKKKSTENYKSTPYITTLLSTSLWTFYGLLNPDGLLVTTVNGAGTVLQIIYVTLFLIYAPQDKKVKTAKLFALLNVGFLGLVIAVTFLAAPGRVRLTVVGILCAGLTIGMYASPLSVMRIVIKTKSVEYMPFFLSFFLFLNGGIWSVYAVLVKDFYIGVPNAVGFVLGSIQLIIYAIYNKKSISKKSLEMVEEEGSAHLVKENEMGAFEDYEEANVKIRNLHKGSSLPKPSVNRQYSFQRILKTLSLSPYERHPSWPYEEDVGKGEKNHS; translated from the exons ATGGCTAGCTTAAGCTTCATCATTGGCATTATTG GCAATATAATTTCAATACTGGTTTTTACTTCTCCCAT aaagaCATTTTGGCAGGTGGTGAAGAAAAAATCAACTGAGAATTACAAAAGCACTCCATATATAACTACTTTGCTGAGCACAAGTTTATGGACCTTTTATGGACTTCTTAATCCCGATGGTTTACTTGTAACCACGGTTAATGGAGCTGGTACCGTCCTTCAAATCATATATgtcactctctttctcatctaTGCTCCCCAGGATAAAAAG GTCAAGACGGCAAAGTTGTTTGCCTTATTGAATGTGGGATTTCTTGGGTTAGTAATTGCAGTAACTTTTCTAGCAGCTCCGGGACGTGTCCGACTTACCGTTGTTGGAATTTTATGTGCTGGATTAACCATAGGCATGTACGCATCACCTCTATCAGTAATG AGAATAGTGATAAAGACCAAGAGCGTGGAGTACATGCcctttttcctctcattttttctATTCCTTAACGGTGGTATTTGGTCTGTTTATGCGGTGCTTGTCAAAGACTTCTATATTGGA GTACCAAATGCTGTTGGCTTTGTGTTGGGGTCAATTCAGCTAATCATATATGCAATCTACAACAAGAagtcaatttcaaaaaaatcattGGAGATGGTGGAAGAAGAGGGCTCTGCCCATCTTGTCAAAGAAAATGAGATGGGAGCATTTGAGGACTATGAAGAGGCCAATGTAAAAATTCGAAACCTCCACAAAGGAAGCAGCCTCCCAAAACCATCTGTAAATCGACAATATAGCTTCCAAAGGATCTTGAAGACACTTTCTTTGAGTCCATATGAAAGACACCCTAGTTGGCCCTATGAAGAAGATGTtggaaagggagaaaagaatCACAGTTGA
- the LOC115980504 gene encoding pectinesterase inhibitor-like, which produces MNPISSLVFVLLLTVFPTQIFCQNLIAQACGYTSYKPLCLSTLQSDSEAKSAKDLLTIAKVALKHAGTKAQAVNAEVKKQQGSATDEGLKQALSDCAENYGDAIDQIQSSTGALGSKKYNDVNTWVSAAMNDADSCNQGFEDQSVKSPITSSSTTFSQLCSNVLAITNHL; this is translated from the coding sequence ATGAATCCCATTTCAAGCCTCGTCTTTGTGCTTCTTTTGACTGTCTTTCCAACCCAAATTTTTTGCCAGAACTTGATTGCGCAAGCTTGTGGTTACACTTCGTACAAGCCACTGTGCCTAAGCACTCTTCAATCGGACTCTGAGGCCAAATCAGCAAAAGATCTCCTGACTATAGCCAAAGTTGCACTAAAACATGCAGGGACTAAAGCTCAGGCAGTAAATGCGGAAGTCAAAAAACAGCAAGGTTCAGCAACGGACGAGGGCTTGAAGCAAGCCCTATCTGATTGTGCTGAGAACTATGGAGATGCAATTGATCAAATTCAATCCTCGACCGGTGCCTTGGGATCTAAGAAATATAATGATGTTAATACATGGGTCTCAGCTGCCATGAACGATGCAGACTCGTGTAACCAAGGTTTCGAAGATCAATCCGTCAAGTCTCCAATAACTTCTTCAAGTACCACATTTAGTCAGCTATGCAGCAATGTGTTAGCCATTACCAATCACCTCTAA
- the LOC115980505 gene encoding pectinesterase inhibitor-like has product MNPISSLVFVLLLTVFPTQIFCQNLIAQACGYTSYKPLCLSTLQSDSEAKSAKDLLTIAKVALKHAGTKAQAVNAEVKKQQGSATDEGLKQALSDCAENYGDAIDQIQSSTTALGSKKYNDVNTWVSAAMNDADSCNQGFEDQSVKSPITSSSTTFSQLCSNVLAITNHL; this is encoded by the coding sequence ATGAATCCCATTTCAAGCCTCGTCTTTGTGCTTCTTTTGACTGTCTTTCCAACCCAAATTTTTTGCCAGAACTTGATTGCACAAGCTTGTGGTTACACTTCGTACAAGCCACTGTGCCTAAGCACTCTTCAATCGGACTCTGAGGCCAAATCAGCAAAAGATCTCCTGACTATAGCCAAAGTTGCACTAAAACATGCAGGGACTAAAGCTCAAGCAGTAAATGCGGAAGTCAAAAAACAGCAAGGTTCGGCAACGGACGAGGGCTTGAAGCAAGCCCTATCTGATTGCGCTGAGAACTATGGAGATGCAATTGATCAAATTCAGTCCTCGACCACTGCCTTGGGATCTAAGAAATATAATGATGTTAATACATGGGTCTCAGCTGCCATGAACGATGCAGACTCGTGTAACCAAGGTTTCGAAGATCAATCCGTCAAGTCTCCAATAACTTCTTCAAGTACCACATTTAGTCAGCTATGCAGCAATGTGTTAGCCATTACCAATCACCTCTAA